One genomic region from Balneola sp. encodes:
- a CDS encoding twitching motility protein PilT has product MEAATTNLNKLSKLVKPVIDKIPSTSRGIDRHIHIGEVVESLKEEHRKGLSEILDSYLKRMEKNEASDIDLGGPGCDGRIWYRIFGDKKPAREPENLTLDETNVLLHNAILPTQRKRLVKDKNLDFSYSISLGNGESQRFRADMYFDLEHLALNMRKIDNTIRPFKKLGAHTEVAKALSLKYYKYGLTLITGITGSGKSSTLDTIIDANNRTVDSHIVIIASPVELIHTPIKSVVRHREVGRDVESFKEGAVQALRQDPDIIVIGELRDPETILTALEITDSGHKTFGTLHTSSAMESIERILGEVPTEEQNRVRTRLADVLTCVISQKLVPSLDGRRVMAKEVLLVNASVKAAIRNNNVGEIYQMLMEGSEKGMNTMEQDLKRLYTDGVISKENALNHANNKTKMVQLLSEINY; this is encoded by the coding sequence ATGGAGGCGGCAACAACAAATTTGAATAAATTATCTAAACTGGTAAAGCCAGTAATAGATAAAATCCCAAGTACTTCTCGAGGTATTGATCGCCATATCCACATCGGTGAAGTAGTTGAAAGCCTCAAAGAGGAACACAGAAAAGGACTTTCTGAAATATTGGATTCTTATCTCAAAAGGATGGAGAAGAATGAAGCTTCTGATATTGACCTCGGAGGACCTGGATGTGATGGAAGAATCTGGTATCGAATCTTTGGAGATAAAAAACCTGCCCGGGAACCAGAGAACTTAACGCTGGACGAAACAAATGTGCTGCTTCATAATGCCATTCTCCCCACACAAAGAAAGAGACTGGTAAAAGACAAAAACCTTGATTTCTCCTATTCAATATCTTTAGGCAATGGAGAATCGCAGCGATTTAGAGCTGATATGTATTTTGATCTTGAGCATTTAGCACTAAACATGCGTAAGATTGATAATACGATCCGTCCTTTTAAAAAATTAGGAGCCCATACTGAAGTTGCCAAAGCATTGAGTCTTAAATACTATAAGTATGGACTAACTCTCATTACTGGAATTACGGGTTCTGGTAAATCATCTACTCTTGATACAATCATTGATGCCAACAACAGAACGGTTGATTCTCATATAGTTATTATTGCATCGCCAGTTGAACTTATTCATACACCCATTAAATCGGTAGTTCGTCATAGGGAAGTTGGACGAGATGTTGAGTCATTTAAAGAGGGTGCTGTTCAGGCTCTTCGTCAGGATCCGGATATTATTGTTATTGGTGAGCTTCGTGATCCTGAAACGATTTTAACTGCTTTGGAAATTACCGATTCAGGACATAAAACATTTGGAACTCTTCACACTTCCTCTGCAATGGAGAGTATTGAACGTATATTGGGTGAAGTTCCAACTGAGGAGCAGAACCGAGTCAGAACACGACTCGCAGATGTATTGACTTGTGTAATTAGTCAGAAACTAGTCCCCAGCCTTGATGGCCGCCGTGTGATGGCCAAAGAAGTTTTATTGGTTAATGCCTCTGTTAAAGCTGCCATCAGAAACAACAACGTTGGTGAGATATACCAGATGTTGATGGAAGGAAGCGAGAAAGGTATGAATACCATGGAGCAGGATTTAAAGAGGCTATATACTGATGGCGTTATATCTAAAGAGAATGCATTGAATCACGCTAATAACAAAACCAAAATGGTTCAACTACTAAGCGAAATTAATTACTAG
- a CDS encoding pilus assembly protein PilB: protein MGKINIRRHIGDILVNKGIVTEEQLQKGLSILSEEPKESNRRLGQILSQDLGLNRHLIMKEIANIYAFREVLRDIEEIPEEVLEHIKENVEELPKEIVDELVHHKALPYQKSKSSITIAAADPSDPNIQSILNKINFKQTELVYCQYETIETILSSVYEQKNEFLDLLEEIDYEEPDLEKGQEEIDEEEIDAEINQSMLNSLVEGMLVESVRQGVSDMHIVPSSPTTTDIRFRVDGKLALWYQQKNVKPEAISAVIKDKTRNVDRFERDASQDGFIQRQIDGIGIRYRVSIMPIVGKQYDRKFESIVIRVLDDRNVIRDLDKLGLQKQAKENFVKSIQKPSGIVIITGPTGSGKSTTLVAALYYVIDPTKNVLTVEEPVEYIIEGARQLKISNHMSFDQSIRGILRHDPDIVLVGEMRDLKTAEIAIKLANTGHLTFSTLHTNDAPSAISRLFKMGVEPFLIANAVNLVVAQRLIRRLCSNCKEVYTPHPESAKGIGFTDKEIEESTFYKAVGCEKCNQTGFKGRAGIHEALYFSKEIKQMILDAGGDIDEGAIKDLAMSQGMLTLRGSGRERIKEGVSTIEEIVAATIED from the coding sequence ATGGGAAAAATTAATATCCGAAGACATATTGGTGATATCCTTGTAAACAAAGGGATAGTCACTGAAGAGCAGTTACAGAAAGGATTGTCCATTCTCTCTGAAGAACCGAAGGAAAGTAATCGGCGACTCGGGCAAATATTATCTCAGGATTTGGGGCTGAACCGGCACCTGATCATGAAGGAAATTGCTAACATCTATGCCTTTAGGGAGGTTTTGAGAGATATAGAGGAGATTCCTGAAGAAGTATTGGAACACATTAAAGAGAATGTAGAAGAACTCCCCAAAGAAATTGTTGATGAACTGGTTCATCACAAAGCACTTCCATACCAGAAGAGTAAAAGTTCTATAACTATTGCTGCGGCTGATCCCTCTGATCCGAATATTCAAAGTATTCTGAACAAGATTAATTTTAAGCAGACCGAATTGGTTTATTGCCAGTACGAGACAATTGAAACCATTTTGTCTAGTGTTTATGAACAGAAAAATGAGTTTCTGGATCTGCTCGAAGAAATAGATTATGAAGAACCTGATTTAGAAAAAGGTCAGGAAGAGATTGATGAGGAAGAGATTGATGCTGAAATTAATCAAAGTATGCTCAACTCTTTGGTTGAGGGTATGTTGGTTGAATCTGTTCGGCAGGGCGTAAGTGATATGCATATTGTACCAAGTTCACCTACAACCACAGACATCAGATTTAGGGTTGATGGTAAGCTTGCATTATGGTATCAACAAAAGAATGTTAAGCCTGAGGCTATTTCTGCTGTTATAAAGGATAAGACCAGAAATGTTGATCGTTTTGAAAGAGATGCCTCACAGGATGGTTTTATTCAGCGACAAATTGATGGGATAGGTATCCGGTATCGTGTTTCTATTATGCCAATTGTAGGTAAGCAATACGACCGGAAGTTCGAGTCTATCGTAATCCGGGTTCTGGATGATCGTAATGTTATTAGAGACCTTGATAAACTAGGGCTTCAAAAACAAGCTAAAGAAAATTTTGTCAAATCAATCCAAAAGCCTTCCGGAATCGTAATTATTACGGGTCCTACAGGTAGTGGTAAATCGACTACCTTGGTTGCTGCTTTATACTATGTTATTGATCCTACAAAAAACGTGCTAACGGTTGAGGAACCGGTGGAATACATTATTGAAGGGGCAAGACAGTTAAAAATCAGTAATCATATGAGTTTTGACCAATCTATTAGGGGGATTTTGCGTCATGACCCTGATATTGTTTTGGTAGGTGAGATGAGGGATTTAAAGACTGCTGAAATTGCGATTAAATTGGCAAATACCGGTCACTTAACTTTTTCCACACTTCACACTAATGACGCGCCAAGTGCTATTTCCCGTTTGTTCAAAATGGGAGTGGAGCCGTTTCTTATTGCCAATGCTGTGAACTTAGTTGTTGCTCAGCGTCTTATTAGAAGGTTGTGCAGTAATTGTAAGGAGGTGTATACACCTCATCCAGAATCAGCAAAAGGGATTGGGTTTACCGACAAAGAAATAGAAGAATCTACCTTTTATAAAGCAGTTGGTTGTGAAAAATGTAACCAAACTGGTTTTAAAGGACGAGCCGGTATCCACGAAGCACTTTATTTTTCCAAAGAAATTAAACAGATGATTTTAGACGCTGGTGGCGATATTGATGAAGGAGCCATTAAAGACTTAGCAATGTCGCAAGGTATGCTTACATTGCGTGGGTCTGGCAGGGAACGCATAAAAGAGGGTGTTTCTACTATCGAAGAAATCGTTGCAGCAACCATTGAAGATTAA
- a CDS encoding type II secretion system protein produces the protein MAQFRLKAVSQKGKIVQTEFEAENKKEAQVKVDRLSKTNGLKIKSVDEKKMFMYKVQRPGKSVVTGEQEAYSKEELEKALVKLGYTVKSINKKLFDFKGSVPQQEVVTFIRLSADLLNQQLPYDEILNLLYEDTQNKRMKEVIKTIQKDLKDGKEGSEVYGKHEDVFGKFAAYMLSVASTSGNMALVFESTAKFMERDAEFKKNMRRALMMPAVTVLAVIGVVLFYVGYIFPATAELFLEMDITLPPMTAATLDLSYWLRDNWIMILLSFIIPIVTFIWYIKTPQGQLMKDKYIIHIPVIGDLLHKTSIEIFARVFFTLYSGSGQNIEVIKVAAEACRNKYMEKQIKEVAIRKMLKDGAGLIESMEATGVFTITAISRFRLGAESGALRENAKQLAEYYEIQTTYKMQSVIDVINLFINMFIMVALIAITVVSSESAVIQPNKGV, from the coding sequence ATGGCACAGTTCAGGCTAAAAGCGGTATCACAAAAAGGAAAAATTGTACAAACTGAATTTGAAGCTGAAAACAAAAAGGAAGCTCAAGTCAAAGTTGATCGACTCTCAAAGACTAACGGATTAAAAATAAAATCTGTTGATGAGAAGAAGATGTTCATGTACAAGGTTCAGCGGCCTGGTAAATCAGTAGTTACTGGAGAACAAGAAGCCTACAGTAAAGAGGAACTTGAAAAAGCATTAGTAAAGCTCGGGTACACGGTTAAAAGCATAAATAAGAAGCTCTTTGATTTTAAGGGCAGTGTACCGCAACAAGAGGTAGTTACATTTATTCGCCTTTCTGCTGACTTACTCAACCAACAGCTTCCCTATGATGAAATTCTGAATCTTCTTTACGAAGACACGCAGAATAAACGAATGAAAGAGGTAATTAAAACCATTCAGAAAGACCTTAAGGATGGTAAGGAAGGTTCGGAAGTGTATGGCAAGCATGAAGATGTATTTGGTAAGTTTGCCGCATACATGCTTAGTGTGGCTTCAACATCGGGTAACATGGCACTGGTTTTTGAAAGTACTGCCAAGTTCATGGAGCGTGATGCTGAATTTAAAAAGAATATGCGACGAGCCTTAATGATGCCGGCAGTTACTGTTCTTGCCGTTATCGGTGTTGTTTTATTCTACGTAGGGTATATTTTCCCCGCTACAGCTGAACTATTCCTGGAAATGGACATTACTCTTCCTCCAATGACAGCCGCAACACTTGATTTAAGTTATTGGCTTAGAGATAATTGGATTATGATACTGCTCTCGTTTATTATTCCGATAGTTACCTTTATCTGGTATATAAAAACCCCTCAGGGGCAGTTAATGAAGGATAAATACATAATTCATATTCCGGTAATCGGAGACCTTTTACACAAAACCAGTATTGAAATTTTTGCTAGGGTATTCTTTACACTATACAGTGGCTCTGGCCAAAATATCGAAGTGATTAAAGTGGCAGCAGAAGCTTGCCGAAATAAGTATATGGAAAAGCAGATTAAAGAAGTTGCTATCCGGAAGATGTTGAAAGATGGTGCGGGTTTAATAGAATCTATGGAAGCAACCGGGGTGTTTACAATAACTGCTATTAGTAGATTTAGGTTAGGTGCCGAATCTGGAGCTTTACGTGAGAACGCTAAACAGCTTGCTGAGTATTATGAAATTCAGACTACATATAAAATGCAGTCTGTTATTGATGTGATCAATTTATTCATAAATATGTTTATAATGGTTGCATTGATTGCGATAACTGTTGTTTCTTCTGAGTCTGCAGTAATTCAGCCGAACAAAGGTGTTTAA
- a CDS encoding MFS transporter — MTKEQDGNPYIIIFALWLLVFAASSQVMIISPILPRISEQLGTPLEILGNLVTVYAVMVGLFAIIMGPLSDKIGRRKILLIGTGGISFFLSLHAFVDTFVGLLVVRALAGMAGGVLSGAAVAYVGDYFPYEKRGWANGWIMSGIAMGQILGIPMGTLLAELFGFRIPFVLFGVIMSLTFVLILFKVPQPNVELSKGKVTFKGSLDKYYELLKRAEVRAVAFAYVVMFLSISVYVVYLPTWLEDTFGVSGKAIATLFFVGGIANVITGPIAGKISDRIGRKKIIIISCIGLSVVMALTTYVVTEFWIAYVIFFLTMVLIAMRISPFQALSTQLIKSDNRGSLMSLLVAIGQVGYGIGGSVAGPFYVESGYASNTFMGTIMILIMAYVVWKHVPEPDLNTKSSTEPEPSPV, encoded by the coding sequence ATGACAAAAGAACAAGACGGCAACCCCTATATAATCATCTTTGCTTTATGGCTACTTGTATTTGCAGCAAGTAGTCAGGTCATGATCATCTCTCCTATTCTTCCAAGAATAAGCGAACAGCTTGGAACCCCCTTAGAAATACTTGGTAATCTAGTTACTGTATATGCTGTAATGGTGGGACTATTTGCAATAATTATGGGCCCTCTTTCAGACAAAATTGGTCGCCGCAAAATACTTTTAATCGGTACAGGAGGAATTTCATTTTTCCTTTCCTTGCACGCTTTTGTAGACACATTTGTTGGACTTCTTGTAGTTAGAGCTCTTGCCGGAATGGCTGGCGGTGTTTTGAGTGGAGCAGCTGTTGCCTATGTTGGAGATTATTTCCCTTATGAAAAGCGAGGATGGGCAAATGGATGGATTATGAGCGGTATTGCCATGGGCCAAATTTTAGGAATTCCCATGGGTACTTTATTGGCAGAGTTATTCGGGTTCAGAATTCCTTTTGTTCTATTTGGCGTGATAATGTCCCTCACCTTTGTTCTCATATTGTTTAAAGTACCTCAACCTAACGTAGAGCTTTCTAAAGGTAAAGTTACGTTTAAAGGTTCTTTAGATAAATATTACGAGTTATTAAAACGAGCTGAAGTCAGAGCAGTGGCATTTGCATACGTCGTCATGTTTTTGAGTATTTCAGTATATGTCGTATATCTGCCTACATGGCTTGAGGATACTTTTGGAGTAAGCGGAAAAGCTATTGCTACTCTCTTTTTTGTTGGAGGAATCGCAAATGTAATTACAGGTCCCATAGCCGGTAAAATTTCAGACCGCATCGGCAGAAAGAAAATCATCATCATATCCTGCATTGGGCTTTCCGTTGTTATGGCATTAACTACTTATGTAGTCACTGAGTTTTGGATAGCTTACGTGATCTTTTTCTTAACTATGGTACTCATAGCGATGCGTATAAGTCCATTCCAAGCATTATCAACTCAGCTTATAAAATCTGATAACAGGGGTTCTTTAATGAGCTTGTTAGTTGCTATTGGCCAGGTAGGCTATGGAATCGGTGGTTCAGTTGCAGGCCCTTTTTATGTGGAAAGTGGTTATGCCAGCAATACCTTTATGGGTACCATTATGATATTGATTATGGCTTATGTGGTATGGAAACATGTTCCGGAACCTGACTTAAATACTAAATCTTCAACCGAACCAGAGCCTTCACCAGTATAG